Sequence from the Scyliorhinus torazame isolate Kashiwa2021f chromosome 3, sScyTor2.1, whole genome shotgun sequence genome:
TCACACACAAGCAGGAGGGAAAGTTGAGCAGCAACATAGGACGCTCAGCTTGCACTCTCTGTATTGGTGGAGGGGGGCAGGCCTTCACACACTGATGACAGTTTAACACGGCTTTGCaaatctgcacacacacacaaatgtaaCTACAAGGGCGTTTTCACGCCTTTTGTTGGTGTTACTGGAAACTCAACTAAGCACTGCCTGACATACGTTAAGAGCCTTTCTCCTGCATGGTGCTCTCATTAAACTTTGCACAAACCCCTTGCACGGCGCCAAATCTGcacacacacagcagcatccagggCGTGTGAAGTGCACACATGTCGCTGTGTGCAGTGACAGCCCACACACTAAGCTGTGGGCGAGGAGTGCCGCACACAATGCGAGGTGAGATGTGATTCTGAGCTATTTACCGCATCGCGCGGGAGGACAGGGCTGTTCACTAGCTGGGATTCTCTCACATTGCCGGATTTCACTGCAGCCTGATGTATTCCCCTGCCCCGTCCAGGAATCACTGCTAAAGAATCGGATGTACAGAGGGAGAGAGTCTTTGGACAGGCGAACAGTTTCTCTGGGCACAAGAAAGACACATTGAGCCCTTGACAGTGAAGCAAGGGAGGAGGAGAATGTAGCTTTCCTCACAGAGATTTGAATCGTTTGAGGGGAGCAGTTTTACCGGATTGAAAAGTCTGCGGGCGTTGCAATTGTCAGCGAGACAGGTCAGAGAGGCTGCCAGCAAGTTTGGACATTTCCTATTCCTTGGAGCAGCGACTGAGAGATGTGGGAATTGAGGGATTTACTGTGTGTGCTTCGGCTTTGGGAGAATGTCACATCTGCAGGCGGAGAGCTGCGCCCTTAGCCTCGGAGAGAGCGCTGCCGGAGCCGGGCAGCACCCTGcccctggggggagggagggagccggGCTGTGTGGGCACGGGGCATGGTTGGTGTGGGTGTGCGGGCTGAGCAGCTCACTCCGCCGCCCGCCGCTGTGCAGGAAGCAGGCTCGGGCGCGGGGGGCATTGCCAGGATGAGGGCAGCGGGAATGCGATGCCGGCGGATGGTGAGAGGtgccagcagcgagagcagagagtgaggggtgtgggcagcagcaggggggggggggggcaggcagcctCCCGCGTTCTGGACAAGATGCTCTCTGGACACATGCCCACTGGGATCTAACACCCTGCTGCCTGGCAGCGACGATGCCCAACAGGACCCTCTCCGAGGGGGCAGCTAGTGCCAGGAGGGAGCTGCTGACCCGCGTGTTGACCGGCTCCTtactctccctcctcatcctcttcACCCTCCTGGGCAATGCCCTGGTCTGCGCCGCTGTCTTCCGCTTCCGCCACCTCCGGGGCAAAGTCACCAACATCTTCATCGTGTCGCTGGCCCTCTCCGACCTGCTGGTCGCCATCCTGGTCATGCCCTGGAAGGCGGTGGCCGAGGTGGCCgcctactggcccttcggccccttCTGCAAAGTCTGGGTGGCTTTCGACATCATGTGCTCCACCGCGTCCATCCTGAACCTGTGTGTGATCAGCGTGGACCGCTACTGGGCCATCGGCAGCCCCTTCCGATACGAGCGCAAGATGACCCGGCGCCTGGCCCTGCTCATGATCGGGGTGACCTGGGCTCTGTCCATCCTCATCTCCTTCATCCCTGTGCAGCTGGACTGGCACAGCAGCGAGCCGGAGGAGGGGGCACAGGGCAGAGGTGCTGGTGCCAACTGTGACTCCAGCCTGAATAGGACGTATGCCATCTCCTCCTCCCTGATCAGCTTCTACATCCCCGTGGCCATCATGCTGGTCACCTACACCCGCATCTACCGCATCGCCCAGATCCAGATCCGCAGGATCGCCTCCCTGGAGAGGGCAGCAGAACACGCGCAGACCTGCCACAGGAACCCGCTGGACTGCCAGCAGCACAGCACCCTCAAGAGCTCCTTCAAGAAGGAGACCAAAGTGCTCAAGACTCTGTCCATCATCATGGGGGTGTTCGTGTGCTGCTGGCTGCCCTTCTTCATCCTCAACTGCCTGGTGCCCTTCTGCGACCGCAGCTCGCCGGCGGCCGCCTCCAGCCTGCCCTGTGTCAGCGAGACCACCTTCGACATCTTCGTCTGGTTCGGCTGGGCCAACTCCACCCTCAACCCGGTGGTGTACGCCTTCAACGCCGACTTCCGCAAGGCTTTCTCCAGCCTGCTGGGCTGCCACAACGCGTGCCCCGGCAACCAGGTGGAGACGGTCAACATCAGCAACGAGCTGGTCTCCTACAACCAGGACACGGCCCTCCACAAGGAGATGGTCACCGCCTATGTCAACATGATCCCCAACGCGGTGGGCGGCTGCCTGGACAGCAACCAGGTCTTCGACAGGATGTCCCAGATCTCCCCCAGCCACGAACTGGCCGCCGACTCGCTCGACGAGGTGGATGGAGACGCGGGCTTGTCTGTGGAGAAGATTACTGCCTTCACCCCCAATGGGCTGCATTGAGAACAGTGTGGGAGATTGGCTGCCCACCCAGCCCTGCTCAATCCCAGTGGCATCTATCCATGGGATTGCAGCAGAATAACACGGCCGACTGTGGACTCCTTCATGAACAAAAACCCGCCATACAAGAGGCAGATTTGTCACTTGGAGGGGAATTTTAAACCCATCACCAGCCCTAAACAAGCCAGATGTTCTTCCATGTGGTGGTGgtttggggaaagggggggggggggggtgtaaattgcTTTTGACACAATTGACACAAATCTCTGACAAATACCCTGGCTTCGCCTCCACGTTGGGAACTGATGGCAGgatgcttttaaaaaaatgtttgttgCGCTCCACCTTTCACTCGTGGTTATGTCTTTGCAAAGAGGTTAACGGATCAAAAAGACtttcaacaaaaaaaaagtacTTCCTGCCCTGTGCATGGGTTTATACCCGACCACATTCTCCTCCCTCAGCCTCGCTCCGCCAGACGAAGCAAAACGTGGAAGGGACTTGCGCCACTCGGTAATTAAACATTCAAGTCATTTAGATGTCGTGATGATGCCCCAATGGTTTCATATTTTGTTTCTATTTTTCATGACTGCAGGTTCCTTTGAGCATTGTCAAGCTGGCAATCCGGTTTGTAAACAGAATATttttaatgacccccccccccccccccccaggcaccacATTTATTCCAATAAAGTATTCATTATTCCAACTAGGGTGGAATCTGGTTGATAATGTTCCACACACCTCTTCTATTTTTTGCCCCTGCTCTTCCTCAAGGCTTTGCAGGTCCCCATGTGGGTTTATAATGACTGAAGCCCTCTAGTGCCTTGTCCAAGTGGGCATTTCTTCTCGAGGGAATTTGTGCAGTGAGTCACAGGCGATTCagtggtggggcgggaggggggagagagtagcCCGGGATGTCTGAACCTGATGCGATTCTTGCTGCCCATGTGTACTCCGGCAGGAGTCACTGAATCACAAATGGGGGAGGGAGCAGAAGGGGCTGAGACTAATTAAATCACCTCTTTTACCACTCTAACTCAATACTGTTCAGCAATTGAATCCCAGATCTTCTTGTGATGTGTAGCAAATGCTGCCTAAGTTCTGTAAGGCACCGCTAGATGCTGCCTAAAAAAACCGGTCTATCCAGGAAGCCATCCGTTTGAGGAGGGCATCTAATATTTGATCATTATAACCTTGGACCCATTCCCGGAGCATTCCAAGAGTGAATAATATTTGCCTACTCCCACCTCATGATTGTGCATCTATTAAAGTAAATGGGAAGAACTCTGTGGGTTGCGAATGTCCTAGACTGCGACATGCTTCCGTTGCAGGACAGGAGTGGGTACAATTCTTACCCTTGTTTTTGAAGGTTTTGGAGTCCTGTTGCGCAAATTTGCTGGGAATAATATTGATTCAAATCTGTTTCATCCTTAAAGCAAGAGTTCAGTGTGGCTATCAATACCATCATGTTTCCCCTGATCTGCCATTGTGTACTACttggtgttcatagaatcatagaatggtacaGCGCTaatgggggccattcagcccattgtacttATGCTGGATATTTGGTAGAGTTGCTCAATTCACACCATTCTTTTGCGCTTACCCCTTAATAACAAGATTTTGTCATCTTAGTACAGTTGCCACAGAGGGCTGGATGCATCATTCTACATGCACAaagtagcacagcagttagcactgttgcttctcagcgccagggacccgggtttgattcccagcttgggtcactgtctgtgcggagtttgcatgttctcccgtgtctgcggtgggtttcctacgggtgctccggttccctcccacaagtcccgaaagacgtgcctgttaggtaaattggacattctgaattctccctctgtgtaccggaacaggttccggaatgtgacaactagggacttttcaaagtaacttcattgcagtgttaatgtaagcctacttgtgacactaataaagattattattattatcttctgaAAGGTCTACTCTCAGTCAAGAGAGGTAAATGAAAGCACACTTTCAATAATGTAATAAGTAGTACAttatacaaaaacaaaacaaaaaccttTGTCAGCAATTCAGTAACTTCTGCAAATAGATTGTTCTACAATTCTGTTTAGAGAAGTACACGGTTCCCTTTTAAATCTTCTCCAAAGAGGGAGAAGAAAAAGTCAAGGTTTTGTCCCTAATGACCAAATTATTGTAAGGCACTCTACCATATTTATTTTAAACTATAGATCTGAAATAGAAGTCAGCCAGTGTGGTGATTTCTCAGCATGTACAGTAAAATGACAGCTCGTCTTTTCAAAATAATATGCTTAAAATAACATTTAAAGTGCATATAAATCAGAAATGCTATTTTTCTTCACGGTATTACTTAGATATTCTGAAAATTTACATAACCATTGAATTTCTTCACAAATATCTTACCTTATTatcatgcttcccccccccccccccacccccccttatgAACAACCATTACAGTGTCAAACATTCTCCTCTTCAATAATCCTTAACTCTTTAATATGCCCAAGTCCATCAATAGCATGAAAGCTGTTCCTTTACTGCGTGGGAAGTGGAGGttctttccatagaatccctatggtgcagaagcaggccattcagcccatcgagtctgcaccagccctccgaaagagcaccctgcctaggcccattccccaaacagtatccctgtaaccccataaccctatctaacctgcacatctttggacactaaggggcaatcccaccaacctgtatatctttgggctgtgggaggaaaccggagcgcccagaggaaacccacgcagacacgggaagagggtgcaaattccacacagtcagtcacgcaaggccggaatcgaacccagatccttggtTTCCTACATTTCTCACCTTTTGACAGGGTATAAATAAATAAAGACTTCTCCTATGATGCATGATCACTGTCTTATTTCTAGTGTCCAGACTCTCTCTGTTCACTTCCATCATTTTTGTCTCTTTTACGTTATTGATGCTACTGTTATTGCTTTTTTGaaacattcccatcctattcctttcTAGTTGCAGATGTGCCATCCTACATACCCTTCCTGCTCCCAACATCCCCAGGATATTCAAACCAAAACTCATTGCAGTTTCCGACTCCAACAGTTTATTCCAGACTTCAAAACTTTGGAACTTGTTTCTTTCTTCAGTCTTTCCTTCCACCTACACAGTATAGGTTTTTGAAATGTAATCTTGGCTTCACTTGTTCCCAATTGCTCCAATTTCTCTTTTACCCTTGTCACACTTGATGTTGTCTCATTCTATGGCCCATATGCCTCTCTTTGAGATTCAAATAAAATAATTACTCCTTGAGTGATTTATTCATATTTGCTGAACCCACAGGAGAGCATTTCTGTTTCAGATGTAATTTTTATGCCTCAAACAAACCAACAAAATAGCTAAAGTGTCTTTCAAATCAGCAATAAATGGACAGGTAACAAAATGTCAAAAAGTTACAAAGCAGAACAGAGCATTTCAGAACGAACAGTGAGCATCTCACATAGACCAGTTTACCACTGTTACGGTGGATGAgaacccaacaatttgcaatttgttatactcagaggaaaggatactttgccccaggagtgataacactgaccaatcagcatcttttatgttaaaatgaactttaatttaaacacagaatcaatcacattaacaacaaagtaacagctttacagttaacagttaaagCAGTTCTTAACCAAAAGAAAAACTTTACTTACTCCCTACATTGCAACtatatatatattccaattaaacaaATCAATATAGTTCAGACTCCACTTATAAATAAAGAtaacaatcaggtttacttgcttttctctgtgaagataccttggagagaacctttcaggagccaGCTGAAGAcctgtcttgtcagactaaaatcctatggTAAACTGCAAACTACAGACAAACCTGTCTCCCCCTTAATTACATCATAAGGCAATCTTTGGTCTCCAACCATGAAGATATCCCATGACCTGTTTATACAGGGCTAAGCACCATCCCTCatcaattatctacaccccaggggtccTCCAAAATCAAATCAATGTTTCATTAGCCATCTCCTGTAAACAAATAAAAGGTTAAAATCATGTTTACGACCCTTTAACCACAGCTTTAGAATTCATAATGCCTGTATGTaccttaaaccagggtttttagttacattagaatcatagattccctacagtgcagaaggagatcattcggctcaTGAAGTCTGCACCAACGCTCCAAAAGTGCAGCCTATctaagcccattcccccaccctagccctctaaccccgtaacctcacctaacatcatgggcactaaggagcaatttagcatggccaatccacatgcacatctttggactgtgagaggaaaccggagcacccagaggaaactcacgcagacacagggagaacgtgcaaactccacacagtacccaaggtcagaattgtacccgagtccctgatgctgtgaggcagcagtgctaaccactatgccattgtgCCGCCCATTACTGCAACAAATTAGAATAATTTCCTACATTTATCACACCATATTTATACGATGCAAATTTAATTGATATTTAACAGCAGTTGCAAAGTTCATAATTCCTGACATTACCAGGTTGTGatttctccctcactctttctctaaTTGGGAAATATCGCCGTCAGAGCTAGAAATTACTTTAGTGTAAAAATACTTAATCCATTTCAATAAAATGAATTTGCCATTTTAATGGAAGCATTCATCTATTCCTCTTAAACAGGCTTATATCCCACAGAGCAATTTCATGCAAACATGAGAGGTGTTCTccactaatagaacatagaacatacagtgcaggagggggccattcggcccatcgagtctgcaccgacccacttaagccctcacttccaccctatccccgtaacccaataacccctcctaacctttttttttggacactaagggcaatttagcatggccaatccacctaacctgcacgtctttggactgtgggaggaaaccggagcacccggaggaaacccacacagacacggagagaacgtgctgactccacacagacagtgacccagcagggaatcgaacctgggaacctggcgctctgaagccacagtgctagctgcttgtgctaccgtgctgcccaaatatgatATCACTCAACATAATTTATGGCCATCACGGTGTAATGGTCTATGTATCATACATATCAAGTTGAACAAGATAAGATGAAAATTGTTTTTGAAAACAGTGGTGTAATGATATTATCATTCAACAGTGTTGTatgggggggcatggtggcacaggggttagcactgctgcctcacagcgccagggtttcctctgggtgctctggtttcctcctgtagtctaaagatgtgcagtttaggtggattggccacgctaaattgcctcttagtgtccaaagatgtgtaggttttgTTGAATGGCCTTGATCAATATGTGGggctaggatgggggggggggggggggggggggggtgggtccaagtagagtgctctttcagaggacttgtgctgattcgatgggccgaatagtgtccctctgcactgtagagattgtatGGAAATGTATGTTTGCATTAATACAAGGCAAGAATTACATTTTCTTGGTGTAAAAGGAATAATAAAAGATCTATGACACTTGGTTTTGAAAGCTATTATTTTTCTGCTTGGACATGCTTCCGAATCCACTCCCTTTCTGATATATTTAAAAGTTTGAAGAGAAGACATTTGAAACAATGTCAAAATTGTTTTAATCAATACAAAACAGCAGTGTACATAAAATCATAATACAACAAAATATTTAACATTAGTCACTTACTAGTTCATAATCATGGGAATTTGGTCTattgagcattcctgattttaaatGCTCTGTCATTAGCAGTTGTGACTGTAGTCACTGTCtccaagctttggaattccctctgtAAATCTCTACcttcctttcctcctttaagacgctccttaaaatctacctctttgaatgAATGAACATTTGCTCGCCTGGCCTAATATTTACATATGACTTTGCGACATTTAATTCTGTTGAAGGTGCTATAAAAGTACAATTGGTATTATTGAACATAAAAagataagaacatgagaacatTCAGCGTCTTGAGACAATGGCTGATGTCTACCTCAACTTGATTTGCCCATCTTTGTTTTCTAAATTTACTATTGACCTCAGTCATCCCAAATTTCAGTTGATTCAACATCCATAGCCTTTTGGGGAGCAAATTCCAGAGTTCCACAACACTTTGTGTGAACAATTATTTTCCTGATTGACTCCCAAATGATTCCTCTTTAATTTTAGGATCATTTCCACTCAGTCAATAAACCCCCAACCATGGGAAAGAGCTATTTTGTATTGGACCCTATCAAATCTTATATCATTATAAACACCTTGATTTGATGATTACTCATCCCtctagagtcatagaatccctacagcgcagaaggaggccattcggatcatTGGGTCTGCtccaacccttcgaatgagcactctaaacTCAAGGAAATATAAAagaccatgggcagcacagtagcacagtggttagcactgttgcttcacagaaccagggtccctggttcgattcccggcttggctcactctctgtgcggagtctgcacattctccctgtgcctgcgtgggtttccaccgggtgctccggtttcctcgcacaagtcccaaaagacgtgctgttaggtgaactggacattctaaattttccctcagtgtacccgaacaggcgccggaatgtggcgagtaggagattttcacagtgttgcagtgttaatgtaagcctacttgtcacaataaagattatcatgaaTTAAGATTAGTTTATATACTTTTTTTCATAATTTAACCTCTTAAATCCTGGTATCATTTTATTGAATCTGCACTGCAGCCCTTTCCAACCCCAATGTAAAGTTAATTAAAAGGACTATGTGATGTCCTTATTCCTCCTACCAAATTGCTCCAGATCATCTATACATATTTATTCACACAGGAATCCACTTACTAATTACATGCCCATTATGCAAGGTTATTATTGCCTTCCTGTATCTTGGTGCAGTACTCCTCTGTTTTGACTATGCCTCTCAGTTTGCTATTGCTGAAACATTAGTTGTGCCTTTTTCCCCACTGCCATTGTGTTAACTCTAATTTGTACAGCTACTCCACCGCGCATTCTTCCTTCCCCATCATAGAatactacagcgcagaaggaagccattcaactcatcatgtctgtgctggctctttggaacTAATACTGCTCCTCTGCTCTTCCTTCAGAGTCCTGTAAATTTATTTCCTTGAAGGATTTATCCAGTCTCCTTTAAACGTTACGACTGAACACTACCCATTTAGATAGTGCATTTCAGATTGCAAAAACTCGCTGCGCAAAAACATTTCCTCACATCACGTCTGGATGTCCtttcaatcatcttaaatctgtgtcctctggcgaCTGACCCTTGTGTCACCACAACAACTAGTAAGTCAACAAATATAGAAAAATGGAGATATTTATTGATGTCAAGGACCCATCAAAAACCTCTTGTGGATTCCTTAATGTCCGGGAATCCTAGTTAATCCCAGTTTGAAAATTTATGAACTGAGTAAATGCTTGCTTTTTTAGTTCTTATTATTTTTCAGCTGGTTAGATCTGTTGGCTGTACAGCGTTCATGATGGGTGATTcagaatgtgtgtgggtgtgattcaAGATAGTGACTCCTTTCTAAACACATTATCCTGCATCATATAACTCCAATCTTGATCCTTATGCAGTCACGTTTCGTTATCCCTAGTGCATCTGGTCCCTGTTTACAATAGTATTGCCTGTACGCCCCTCATTTTCTTTCAAATGCCATGTACTTGCCACCGAATGccattcccaaatattgagtggaaactcttcagatcaaatagtttggatggggtggtgtttgtgcagtgtgtccaggaagcttttctaacacagtatgtagattgtccgaccagaggaggggcaatattggatttagtactgggtaatgaaccagggcaagtgatagatttgttagtgggggagcattttggagatagtgaccacaattctgtgactttcactttagtaatggagagggataggtacgtgcaacagggcaaggtttacaattgggggaagggtaaatacgatgttgtcagacaagaattgaagtgcataagttgggaacataggctggcagggaaggacacaagtgaaatgtggaacttgttcaaggaacaggtgctacgtgtccttgatatgtatgtccctgtcaggcagggaagagatggtcgagtgagggaaccaaggttgacaagagaggttgaatgtcttgttaagaggaaaaaggtgacttatgtaaggctgaggaaacaaggttcagacagggcattggagggatacaagatagccaggagggaactgaagaaagggattaggagagctaagagagggcatgaacaatctttggcgggtaggatcaaggaaaaccccaaggccttttacacatatgtgagaaatatgagaatgactagagcgagggtaggtccgatcaaggacagtagcgggagattgtgtattgagtctgaagagataggagaggtcttgaacgagtacttttcttctgtatttacaaatgagaggggcgatattgttggagaggacagtgtgaaacagattggtaagctcgaggaaatacttgttaggaaggaagatgtgttgggcattttgaaaaacttgaggatagacaagtcccccgggcctgacgggatatatccaaggattctatgggaagcaagagatgaaattgcagagccgttggcaatgatcttttcgtcctcactgtcaacaggggtggtaccaggggattggagagtggcgaatgtcgtgcccctgttcaaaaaagggactagggataaccctgggaattacaggccagttagtcttacttcggtggtaggcaaagtaatggaaagggtactgaaggataggatttctgagcatctggaaagacactgcttgattagggatagtcagcacggatttgtgaggggtagttcttgccttacaaatcttattgaattctttgaggaggtgacca
This genomic interval carries:
- the drd5a gene encoding D(1B) dopamine receptor, which produces MPNRTLSEGAASARRELLTRVLTGSLLSLLILFTLLGNALVCAAVFRFRHLRGKVTNIFIVSLALSDLLVAILVMPWKAVAEVAAYWPFGPFCKVWVAFDIMCSTASILNLCVISVDRYWAIGSPFRYERKMTRRLALLMIGVTWALSILISFIPVQLDWHSSEPEEGAQGRGAGANCDSSLNRTYAISSSLISFYIPVAIMLVTYTRIYRIAQIQIRRIASLERAAEHAQTCHRNPLDCQQHSTLKSSFKKETKVLKTLSIIMGVFVCCWLPFFILNCLVPFCDRSSPAAASSLPCVSETTFDIFVWFGWANSTLNPVVYAFNADFRKAFSSLLGCHNACPGNQVETVNISNELVSYNQDTALHKEMVTAYVNMIPNAVGGCLDSNQVFDRMSQISPSHELAADSLDEVDGDAGLSVEKITAFTPNGLH